One genomic region from Pseudomonadota bacterium encodes:
- a CDS encoding nitroreductase family protein, which yields MDELESLLGILRRRRSIRRFTPEKVDAIVLDRILEAVRWAPSAGNRQAYRFIVVTCPETIRAMAEAVGRESVRISGEVRGDLAEDIAAYMDNFVHFSRAPIVVVPIYRMGVDLLQAATEGGTVARSQASGDLDALSSICAAITHLLLSTDAAGLGACWMTGPLIAKSALREAVSVPNGWEIAAIIPIGHPAEIPEAPPRRPLRQLVRRIP from the coding sequence ATGGATGAGCTCGAAAGCCTGCTCGGAATCCTGCGACGGCGCAGGAGCATCCGCCGCTTCACGCCGGAAAAGGTGGATGCGATCGTCCTCGACCGGATCCTTGAGGCCGTACGATGGGCGCCGAGCGCGGGTAACCGGCAGGCCTACCGCTTCATCGTAGTGACCTGTCCCGAAACGATCCGGGCCATGGCCGAAGCCGTGGGGCGGGAGAGCGTGCGCATCTCGGGAGAGGTGCGGGGCGATCTGGCTGAAGACATTGCCGCCTACATGGACAACTTCGTCCACTTCTCCCGCGCCCCGATCGTCGTCGTACCCATCTATCGAATGGGCGTCGATCTCCTCCAGGCCGCCACGGAAGGTGGGACCGTCGCTCGCTCCCAGGCTTCCGGCGATCTCGACGCCCTGTCGTCTATCTGCGCCGCAATCACGCATCTCCTCCTCTCGACGGACGCGGCGGGGCTCGGCGCGTGCTGGATGACCGGCCCGCTTATTGCTAAAAGTGCGTTGCGAGAGGCGGTGTCGGTCCCGAACGGCTGGGAGATCGCGGCGATCATCCCCATCGGTCACCCGGCCGAGATCCCGGAGGCGCCCCCGCGGCGCCCGCTGCGGCAACTGGTCCGTCGGATACCCTGA
- a CDS encoding beta-hydroxyacyl-ACP dehydratase, which produces MRYFFVDRIEELKKGEYAVGTKCISLGDDCFEHHYPTQPVYPGSLIIEAMAQLGGALIELTLREKTDRCPRCVMSSVKAKFRKFVRPGDRLSMRAEIRSLHEDSALIAVAVTSDDERICEAEFIYVLITVDDQALETSIQQYLAVLTQETRIVE; this is translated from the coding sequence ATGAGGTATTTTTTCGTCGACCGCATCGAGGAGCTCAAGAAGGGTGAGTACGCCGTCGGGACGAAGTGCATCTCCCTCGGTGACGACTGCTTCGAGCACCACTACCCCACCCAGCCCGTGTACCCGGGCTCCCTCATCATCGAGGCGATGGCCCAGTTGGGCGGCGCCCTGATCGAGCTCACGCTCCGGGAGAAGACGGATCGCTGCCCGCGCTGCGTGATGAGCTCGGTCAAGGCGAAGTTCCGCAAGTTCGTACGGCCAGGGGATCGGCTCTCGATGCGGGCCGAGATCCGCTCCCTGCATGAAGACTCGGCACTCATCGCCGTAGCGGTCACGAGCGACGACGAGCGGATCTGCGAGGCCGAGTTTATTTACGTCCTGATAACGGTCGATGATCAAGCACTCGAGACCTCCATCCAACAGTACCTCGCGGTCCTCACCCAGGAAACGAGGATCGTGGAATGA
- a CDS encoding radical SAM protein: protein MRAARGEKEACLQATKALCNVCGRLTGAKIVLRDRKVFLAKWCVEHGRTEALISSDQDWYLRSLAYVKPGTDPMGRSVAEHRGCPDSCGLCPRHEQHTCVPIFEITDRCDLGCPVCLVEGRTAGDVTLAQAREILDGLVAREGRINMLTLSGGEPTAHPEFLDIVDLALRPEVGVVSVSTNGLALAKDDDLIKALRDRGVVISLQFDGVKPDTYAVLRGRPDLADLKTRLVERILSLGGRLSLTMTLARGVNEDEVGSVLRLLLENDEVVSVMVQPLSHAGRASSGIPHDPLDIVTVPDAVRLLAAASSGVIEEKHFCPLPCSHPTCFALTYLLRLGDGRMVPVPALVDAETYLDVIKNQALVGTDPDTLLRIRDGLYALWTSSGVIPEREAVLQVIRQLLLDVDRVSRKGGHRELLGVGADHVKSVFIHHFMDRYTFDLSRAVKCCNHYPQVDGRLVPACVRNNAVARSQ, encoded by the coding sequence ATGCGCGCAGCACGCGGTGAGAAGGAGGCCTGCCTTCAGGCCACGAAGGCGTTGTGCAACGTCTGCGGCCGCTTGACCGGAGCCAAGATCGTTCTGCGCGATCGCAAGGTCTTCCTCGCCAAATGGTGCGTCGAACACGGGCGAACCGAAGCTCTCATCTCCTCGGATCAGGATTGGTACCTGCGGTCGCTCGCGTACGTGAAGCCGGGCACCGACCCGATGGGCCGTTCCGTGGCGGAGCACCGCGGTTGTCCGGACTCCTGCGGTCTGTGCCCTCGGCACGAGCAGCACACCTGTGTACCGATCTTCGAGATCACCGACCGATGTGACCTCGGCTGCCCGGTGTGCCTGGTCGAGGGTCGCACCGCGGGCGACGTGACGCTCGCACAGGCCCGGGAGATACTGGACGGTCTTGTGGCGCGCGAGGGCCGGATCAACATGCTGACCCTGAGCGGGGGAGAGCCCACGGCCCACCCGGAGTTCCTCGACATCGTGGATCTCGCGCTCCGGCCCGAGGTCGGGGTCGTGTCGGTGTCCACCAACGGCCTCGCACTCGCCAAGGACGACGACCTCATCAAGGCGCTGCGCGACCGCGGGGTCGTGATCTCGCTTCAGTTCGACGGCGTGAAGCCCGACACCTACGCCGTGCTGCGCGGCAGACCGGATCTCGCCGACCTCAAGACGAGGCTCGTGGAGCGTATCCTCTCTCTGGGCGGGCGACTGTCCCTGACCATGACCCTCGCCCGCGGCGTGAACGAGGATGAAGTCGGCAGCGTCCTGCGCCTGCTCCTCGAGAACGACGAGGTCGTAAGCGTCATGGTGCAGCCGCTGAGCCACGCGGGGCGAGCATCGAGTGGCATCCCTCACGACCCTCTCGACATCGTCACTGTGCCGGACGCGGTCCGCCTCCTCGCCGCGGCGTCGAGCGGGGTCATCGAGGAGAAGCACTTCTGCCCGTTGCCATGCTCCCATCCGACGTGCTTCGCCCTCACCTATCTGCTTCGGCTCGGCGACGGCCGGATGGTTCCGGTGCCTGCGCTCGTGGACGCCGAGACCTACCTCGACGTGATCAAGAATCAGGCGCTGGTCGGCACGGACCCGGACACCCTCCTGCGCATCCGCGACGGCCTCTACGCTCTGTGGACGTCGAGCGGCGTGATCCCGGAGCGCGAGGCTGTGCTCCAGGTGATTCGGCAGCTGCTCCTCGACGTCGACCGCGTGTCCCGCAAAGGCGGCCACCGCGAGTTGCTCGGAGTGGGCGCCGATCACGTCAAGTCGGTGTTCATCCACCACTTCATGGATCGCTACACCTTCGATCTTTCCCGCGCGGTGAAGTGCTGCAACCATTACCCGCAAGTCGATGGCCGCCTCGTGCCGGCCTGCGTGCGCAACAACGCCGTTGCCCGATCTCAGTGA
- a CDS encoding alpha/beta fold hydrolase, whose amino-acid sequence MGAKDLSRLASLLVKLTSSKDVPTARVRERVDLLAPSGAVYDLYGPTFDAAGAVIAVHGAVWRGRKDARLGRVARCLAASGMVCAVPTLPGLARFDFDPADLEVLVSVIDEIHAELGPLRIAAFSYGGSYSLVAAARSETATKVHSVLAVGPVFSFPELYDEYYARRDEPLANGAQADDAIYRRMAMAYRQREHLGLDEGLCRSLEDILMRYCGEASDEEKRAFHDRWLADLDLEETDYRKKDREVLEAISPAGKLGGILGRIDLVHDRGDRLVPVSHSERLCAELGSASNPRPHRLHVTSLIAHVSPTRFPGLGDAIGIARSLYPLVTGH is encoded by the coding sequence ATGGGTGCCAAGGACTTATCCCGGCTGGCCTCCTTACTCGTCAAGCTCACGTCGTCCAAGGACGTACCGACGGCGCGGGTGCGGGAGCGCGTGGATCTTCTCGCCCCGAGCGGCGCAGTGTACGACCTGTACGGGCCGACCTTCGATGCGGCGGGGGCGGTCATCGCCGTGCACGGTGCCGTATGGCGTGGTCGGAAGGATGCGCGACTTGGACGTGTGGCCCGTTGTCTGGCCGCCTCGGGTATGGTCTGCGCGGTCCCAACGCTCCCCGGGCTCGCGCGGTTCGATTTCGATCCGGCCGACCTCGAGGTCCTCGTGTCCGTCATTGATGAGATCCACGCGGAGCTCGGCCCGCTCCGGATCGCCGCGTTCAGCTACGGCGGGAGCTACTCCCTTGTTGCTGCGGCCCGCTCCGAGACTGCCACGAAGGTACATTCCGTCCTCGCAGTGGGGCCGGTGTTCTCGTTCCCGGAGCTGTATGACGAGTACTACGCCCGTCGAGACGAACCGCTTGCGAATGGCGCGCAGGCAGACGACGCCATCTACCGCAGGATGGCCATGGCGTACCGCCAACGGGAGCACCTCGGCCTCGACGAAGGACTGTGTCGATCCCTTGAGGATATCCTGATGCGCTACTGCGGCGAGGCTTCGGACGAGGAGAAACGGGCCTTCCATGATCGTTGGCTCGCGGACCTTGATCTCGAGGAAACCGACTACCGGAAGAAGGATCGCGAGGTGCTCGAGGCAATCTCACCGGCCGGCAAACTCGGCGGCATCCTGGGCCGCATTGATCTCGTGCACGACCGTGGTGATCGTTTGGTCCCGGTCTCCCACTCCGAGCGCCTGTGCGCCGAGCTCGGTTCAGCGTCGAACCCACGCCCACACCGCCTGCACGTCACCTCTCTCATCGCGCATGTGTCGCCCACGCGCTTCCCGGGACTCGGCGATGCGATCGGAATCGCCCGGTCGCTCTACCCGCTCGTGACCGGTCACTGA